Within Candidatus Krumholzibacteriia bacterium, the genomic segment CGATCATCGGGCTGAAGGCCCCGGGCGCAGAGGCGGGCCCCTGCTACTACACGTGCATCTGCAGTGTGCCGTACAAGTGCTGTGTCACACCGTTCGGCACGTCGTGCAAGAAGGATACCTCGGGCATCTGGAACTGCCCGCAGGTCATGGACTGCTAGCGCTGTCAACGTTCCACCGGAAGGGCGGGGCGCGCGGCGCTCCGCCCTTTCGATTCTGATTCGCTGCACAGATGAATCCAAGGTCGAAGCAGTTCCTGCAATGGACTTCATTCATGGTCCTGGCACTGGTGGTGGGATACGCGGGCATTCGCGCGGGCGGTGCGCTGCGCGCCCGCAATGCGCCGCCGCTCGCCGAGGCGCCCGACTTTCCCTTCATGCCCGGTGATGTATTCCCCGACGTACTGCTGGCGGATTCGCTCGGAGCCGGGGTGGGGAGCATCGAGCTGGTTTCCGGCAGGGGCGGTGCCGTGGTGCTGTTCCTCGATCCCACTTGTGAAGGATGCGCGGAGATGGCGACCCGCTGGGAGCGCGCGGTTTACGACGGCGTGATCGAACCCGGACGCGTCTTCGGCATCACCGCGGAAACGGCCGCGGAGAACGCCCGCTACCGCGCGGGGCACGGGTTGAGCTATCCCATCTATCAGGATGTCGAGGCAGCGTTTCTCGTCAGGTACGGTGTCGACACGTACCCCATGGAGATCGTGGTAAACCGCATGGGGACCGTGCAGGCCGTCAGTACCGATTCCAGGACCCCCATCGACGGCGGGTCTATACGCGCCCTGATCGACAACTAACTTCCATTGACGCGGAAAATGGTGCTGATTCGCTGATCTCTCTTGCCGGCGGATTCTGCGTTACAGGGTGGACGGTCTCAGGAGGACCGCCCCAAACCCGGAGGCAGAATCATGAAGTCATTCAATCACAATATTTTACGGTTGCTGGCGGCGGGCCTGCTGGTCACGC encodes:
- a CDS encoding peroxiredoxin family protein — encoded protein: MVLALVVGYAGIRAGGALRARNAPPLAEAPDFPFMPGDVFPDVLLADSLGAGVGSIELVSGRGGAVVLFLDPTCEGCAEMATRWERAVYDGVIEPGRVFGITAETAAENARYRAGHGLSYPIYQDVEAAFLVRYGVDTYPMEIVVNRMGTVQAVSTDSRTPIDGGSIRALIDN